Below is a genomic region from Cellulomonas sp. P24.
GGCTCCGACGTCACGACCGCCGCTGTGAAGCTGGCGCGCGCGGCAACAGGCCGCGACCTGGTCGCGATCTGCGGGACGCAGCCGTTCTTCTCGACCGACGACTGGTTCATCGGAACCACCTCGATGGCGGCCGGCGTCCCTCAGGCGTACCGGGATCTCACGGTCACGTTCCGGTACAACGATCTGGACTCGGTCCGCCGTCTCCTCGACGCGAACCCTGGACGGATCGCCGCTCTCATCCTCGAGCAGGCCACCGCCACCGTCGAGCCCGCGCAGGGCTTCCTCGAGGGGCTGCGCGCGCTCGCCGACGTGCACGGGTTCGTCCTGATCTTCGACGAGATGATCACCGGCATGCGGTGGGCGCTGGGTGGCGCCCAGTCCGTCTACGGGGTCCGACCGGACCTGTCGACCTGGGGGAAGGCGCTCGGCAACGGGTTCTCGGTCTCGGCCCTCGCCGGCCGACGGGACCTCATGGAGCAGGGTGGGCTCAACACCGACGGGTCCAGGCCGTTCCTGCTCTCGACGACGCACGGTGCCGAGACGACCGGGCTGGCCGCCTACCTCGCCGTCGCGGACGCCTATGCCGCGCGCGACGTCGTCGGGATCATGGAGACCCAGGGCGAGAGGCTGCGCGCCGGGTTCGCCGCGGCTGCCCGCGACGCGGGGCTCGCGGAGCAGGTGACGATCATGGGGCGCCCCTCGTGCCTGGTCTTCGGGACGCGTGACCACGAGGGGAACCCGTCGCAGGCGTTCCGGACCCTGTTCATCCAGGAGCTGCTCGACCGAGGTGTGCTCGCGCAGTCGCTCGTGATCTCGGCCGCGCACACGGACGAGGACGTCGACCTGACCGTCGAGGCGGTCCGTGGCGCTCTCGCGGTCTACGCTCGCGCGATCGCGGCCGGCACGACCGACGGCTTCCTGCGGGGACGTCCGGTCGCCCCGTCGATGCGAGAGTTCGCGGCACCGCGGCGCCTCCCCGACACCGTGCCCGAGGAGGTGACCGAGCGATGAAGGTCGTCCTGTTCTGCGGCGGGCTCGGGATGCGGATGCGTTCGGGGACCGATCCTCTTCCCAAGCCCATGATGCCCATCGGGTCCCGCCCCGTGCTCTGGCACATCATGCGGTACTACGCGCACTTCGGACACACCGAGTTCATCCTGTGCCTCGGGTACGGGGCTCGCGCGGTCAAGGACTACTTCCTCGACTACCACGAGACGCATTCCAACGACTTCGTCATGTCCGACGGTGGCGAGAAGATCGAGCTCCTCGCGAGCGACATCAGCGACTGGCGGATCACCTTCGTCGACACGGGGATCAACACGGCGATCGGTGAGCGTCTGCGACGGGTACGCCGCTATCTCGAGGACGACGACGTCTTCCTCGCCAACTACGGTGACGTGCTGACCGACGCGCCGATGAACGAGATCGTCGCCGACTTCGTGAAGACGGACGCCGTCGGGTCGTTGCTGGCCGTGGACCCGCAGGACTCGTTCCACGTCGTGAAGATCGACCCGGACGGCAGGCTCACCGGGATCGAGCCCGTCGCAGAGCTCGAGATGCGGATCAACGGCGGGTACTTCGTCTTCCGTCAGGGGATCTTCGACTACCTCGGCGAGGGCGAGGACCTGGTCATGGACGCGTGCGTGAGAGCGGCCAAGGCCGGGAGGTTCCGCGCCGTGCGGTACGACGGCTTCTGGGCGCCCATGGACACCCTCAAGGAGCGATCCCAGCTCGAAGAGCTCGACCGGACGGGCGAGCGTCCGTGGGCGGTGTGGGACGAGCGCGTGCAGCGGCACGGCACCGGTTCCCTCGACGTCCCGACCATCGACGGTGAGAGTCGCCCGACCGCGGGGCCCCGATGATCGCGCTGGCTCTTCCACCCGGCCCTCTCGAGGTCCTGTGCCTCGGCGCCCACCCTGACGACATCGAGATCGCCTGCGGCGGGACGCTCCTCGAGCTCGCCGAGGCGCGATCGATCCGGGCGACCTTCGCGATGCTGACCGGGACGCCGGAGCGGCGGAACGAGGCCCGGTCCGCCGCCGAGGCCTTCGTGCCCGGCGCCGACGTCCGCATCTGGGATCTGCCCGACGGTCGGTTGCCTGCCCACTGGGGCGAGGTGAAGCTCGCTCTCGAGGAGCTCGCGTCGCAGGCCCGACCGGACCTCGTCCTCTGCCCGCGGCGTGACGACTCCCATCAGGACCACCGTCTCGTCAGCGAGCTCGTCCCGACGGCCTGGCGAGATGCCCTCGTCCTCGAGTACGAGATCCCCAAGTGGGACGGAGATCTCCGGCCTGTCACGCACTACGTCCCGGTGAGCGCGGAGAACGCGGAGCGCAAGGTGCGGCTCCTGACCGCTGCGTACCCGTCGCAGGTGGGGCGCGACTGGTGGAGCGACGAGACCTTCCTCGGGCTGATGCGGTTGCGCGGCATCGAGTGCCGTCGCCGGTACGCCGAGGGTTTCGTCGTCCGCAAGGCGCTCATGAGTCTCGGGGCGTGACCTGTGGCAGGTCGCGTGCGCCGCGGTGCCGGGCGACCTCTGCGGGTCGGTCTCTACGGGGGTTTCGGACTCGGGAACCTGGGGAACGACGCGACGATCAGCGTCGTGGTGGAGCACCTGCGGCGGAACCGGCCGACCGTCGACCTCCGGCTCCTCACCTATGCGGACGACCCCGACCTGGTCGCCCGACGCTTCGGAGTCACGACGGTCTCGTTGCTGCGGCCTCGGCAGGACCGGCCGGTCGGACGGGTGAAGAGGATCGTCGCCAGGCCGTGGCGCCTCCTGCGGCAGCTCGCGCACGTGTGGGCGGCCGTGCGGAGGGTCGATGCGGTCGTCGTGGCCGGCGGAGGTGTGTTCGAGGCTGAAGGCACGGCAGGGGTCAGTGGGTGGGTCGGGATGACCGGACTCCTCACCCTCTCGCTCGCCGCGAGCCTCGGCCGTCGCCACCACCTGGCTTTCGTCGGTGTCGGCGGAACGTACGCGCCACGTCGGCTGGAACGGTTCCTGGTGGCATCCAGCACCCGCCGCGCCGAGCACCGGTCGTTCCGCGACGAGGAGAGCAAGACGGCGCTCGGGCGGATGGGCGGAGCTGCTCAGGAGGATGTCGTCGGAGCGGACCTCGTGTTCGCCAGGGGGTGGTCGGCGCGGACGAGTTGCGTGCCGGGGATCGGGCGCGCATCGGCGTCGGCGTGATGGGCTTCTCGTGGCTCGACCCGAGTGTCCTCGCCACGGATGCGTACGTCGAGGCGCTCGTGGATGCGACCGTGTCGCTCGTGTCCGAAGGGACCGAGGTCGTGGTCTTCGGCGGTGATGCCGCCGACGATCCCGTCATCGAGGCGACCGCCGCAGGTGCGCGTGCCCGGCTCCCGGAGGAGGACCGCCGGCACGTGCTCGTGAGTGCCGCCCGGTCTCTGACGGACCAGATGAGCGAGCTCGCCACCGCGGACGTCGTCGCCAGCTCGCGGTTCCACAACGTCGTCGCCACCTTCCTCACGGAGCGGCCGGTCGTCGCCGTCGCCGACCGGGCGAAGGTGCGGCGGCTCATGGCAGCCGCGGGGTTGCAGGGACTACGTCGTCGAGGCGCGGAGCCTGACGGCCGGAGAGCTGCTGCGCGTCGTCGAGCAGGCGCGGCGGACCGACTCGTCGAACCGCCTCGCGGTGAGGCGCGCACGTGAGGGGCAGCACCTGCTCGCCCTCCGGGAGCTGGACGCGCTGGACTGCCTCATCGATGCGTGGAGCGCGGGCGCACCGGCGCGACCGGACGTGGCTGCGCGGGTCGGGACCGTCACGACGGAACCCTCTCCGCGGCGGCGGTGAGCCGCCTCCTGAGCGCGGTGACCGGTGCCGACGGCGCGAAGCGCACCGCCCACCCGATCTCGCGGGCCGCCGCGACGTAGGCGCCCTCCCGGGCGAGCTGCCGTGACGCGCGCACCGCGCTCCACGCGGCGAAGCGCGCGTTGGCGGCGAGGCTCGCCCGGTGGTCGGCCACGAGATCTTCGCGTCCCTTCTCCTGGGCGTTCCACAGGTGGAGGCGCACGACGTGGTCGATGCTCCGGCACAGCTCGCGGTGCCGCCGCGTGTTGTTGTCGCGGTGGTACCGGTAGTCGACGAGTGCCTCGTCGACGAAGACGAACGGGCCCTCGAGGGCGACCTTGAGGACGAGATCGAGGTCCTGCGCCCGACGGAACGCCGGGTGGAAGCCACCGACCCGCAGGAACGTCTCGCGCCGGACCATGACGCTCGGCAGGATGATCCCGGTCTGGCGGCGGAGCACCTCGTGGACGTCCCGCACCTGGTACTGGTCGGCGGCGACGAGCTCGTTCCCCTCGTCGTCGATCGTGCGCATCCCGCAGTAGCTGAGCACCGCGTCGGGAGTCCCCCTGGAGCGCCGTCACCTGGCGGGCGATCCGCTCCGGGTGCCAGCGGTCGTCGTCGTCCAGGAAGACCAGGAGGCTCCCGGCGGTCCGCGAGACCCCGTGGTTCCGTGCGACGGAGACCCCGGCGTTGTCCTGCCTGATCACGGTCACCTCGGGGAAGCGGTCGGTGATCTCACGCAGCGCCGTCGGATCGCTGGCGCCGTCGTCGACCAGGACGGCCTCGAGGTGCGGATAGGTCTGCGCCCCGATCGAGGCGAGTGCTTCCGCCAGGAAAGGACCGCCGCGGTCGGTCGCGACGACGACGCTCACGAGCGGGAGGGGATCCATGTCGGCGGACGGGACTTCAGGCACGGGGTCTCCTTGGTCGACGGGCGCGGGCCCGGCCGACTGGCGCGCATCGGACTCGCCTGCGACAAGGACCGTAGTCCACGTGAGGGGCGAGCGGCCGTCCGTCGTGGTCACGACCTCGTCCGACCCTTCCTGGCCGCCGCGGCCTAGGCTCGGTGGTGCCGACGCACCTGGCGACGGCTGGTCGGAAGGAGTGCCCGTGGTGCCCGAGCTCCCTGACAGGTCGGCCGGCCCTCTGGTGACGGTCGGTGTGCCGGTGTACAACGGCGAACGGTTCCTCGAGCGGACGCTTGCCGCCCTGAGGGACCAGGAGCTGGAGGACATCGAGGTCGTCGTCTCCGACAACGGGTCGGTCGACGGCACCGTCGAGATCGCCCGGTCGTTCGTGAGGGAGGACTCCCGCTTCACGCTCCTGCGGAGTGACACGAACCGCGGCGTGCCGTGGAACTGGAACCGGGTGCTCGCCCGCGCGCGAGCCCCGTTCTTCATGTGGAACGGTGCGGACGACATCGTCCGGCCCGGCCACCTCCGCCGGTGCCGCGAGGCGCTCCTCGCGTGCCCGGAGGCGAGCATCGGGTTCTCGCGCGTCGTGCTGATCGATGCGGAGGACACGGTGGTCGGGGAGATGGACGACCTCGACCTCGACTTCGTGCGACGTGGCCCGGCGGACCGGGTGGCGCTGTTCCTGGACCGGCACGTCTATCAGGTGATCGGCTTCGGTGGTGTCATGCGGACCGACGTGCTGCGGGCGATGGGAGGGCTGCCGAGCTTCTACGGTGGCGACATCGCGCTCGGCGTGAAGATGGCGATGCGTGCTCCGTGGGTCCAGGTGCCCGATCAGCTCTTCGTCTCGCGCCGTCACGATCAGCAGACCAACAAGGTGCAGGGCGGCGACGTCCTCACGCAGGTGCGCACGTACGACCCGTCGTGGCGCAGGCCGGTCGCCTTCCCCCAGTGGTTCCTCAACCACCGACTGGTCGTGGAGGCGGCGACCGCACCGGTACCTGCTCGCGAACGTGCGCGAGCGGTGGCCCAGGTCCTTCGACTCTGGACCGTGCGGAACTGGCGCTTCTTCCCGTTCGACGTGAAGCGCAACCTCATCCGGCTCACCACCGGCGAGTACGTGGGCGCCTACCGTCCCGGGCAACCGGGAAGGTCCGACGACAGCAGCGACACCGCGCACGGTGCGTGAGAGGTGGGCGTCGCGGCGGCCGACCCCACGGCCGCCGCGGGCCAGGTGCGGGTCTACGTCCCGCTGCGCCGCAGGTCGAGATCCTCGGCGCAGACACCGTGGGCACACACGTCGAGCCACTCGCTCGAGCCGTCCTCGTGACGCAGCGAGAAGGCTCGATGCAGGGTGCCCTCGACAGGGATCCCGCACCGGCGCGCGGTGAAGCACGCCGCATCGTTCCCGACGGCATGGTGGATCTCGACCCGTCTGATCGTGCCCGAGGCGAAGATCCAGTTCAGCGTCGCGCGCACCGCGCGACCAGCAGTGTTCCGCCCACGAGCACCGGGTAGCAGAGCTATCCCGAACTCCGCGGTCTCACGCCTGTCGCGCAGACGCCACAGCGTGATGTCGCCGAGGTAGGGGCCGCCGTCCGCCGACTCGATCGCGAGGGCGTACGGTCCGCGCTTCTCGCGGATCCGGCGGTCCTGGGAACGCAGCCAGGCATCGAACTCGGCACGCGTCGACATCGGGACGAAGTCGTCGTCCCACAGCTGCATGCCCCTGGAGTTCTCCAGCTCGAGTCGTGCCGCCGCGTCGCCCTCCGCGTACCGCCTGAGGTGGAGGTCCTCGCTGTACCACCCGTCTGCGGGGAACTCGGGGAGCGTGACATCGGCGTAGAACCCGAGTCGTCGTCGCAGGGCCTCCGCGGCAGCACGTCGGGCGACGAGCAGCGGACCGGTCTTCGACGTCATGCGTCCTCCAGCGGTGGTCGGCGGGCGTCAGTCGTGCGGTGCCCGGATGTGGTCGAGTCGGTGGCGAAGGTGCCCGAGCAGGCGTCTGGCGTCGAGCGCCCTCGAGAACGGCCACGGTCCCAGAGCCACCGTCAGCGACGTGATGCGGACGCGGTCCGGGTAGTGGCTCGTCTGATCCGGGAACCGGGAGGGGTCCATGCACATGTCGAGAGTCCGGATACCCTCGACACCCGCGAAGTGACCGGCGGCGAGAAGCCTGCCGAGGGTTCCGGGCGAGCGTCGCGCGGCGTCAGGTGCGTACGCGTCGTACCACCCGAAGACGGTGGACCCCGACCGCAGGTACAGCGCCATGTGGAGCGTGTCCGGTGCAGCCGACAACGTGAGCAGATAGGCCCCGTTCTTGGCCCGCAGGCCGTCGAACACGCTCGTGACCCACTCCGCGCCGCCGTCACGACGCGCGAACGCGGGACCGTCGCGGAGCGGATCTCCCTTCCACGTGCGCATCTCGAATGCCAGGTAGTCGCCCACCGCCGCGTCCGACTGCGCGAGCTCCGGCGCGGCCAGACCACTGTCGGCGGCCTCCTTCTCGAGCTGGCGCAGCTCCTTGCGCACCTTGCGGGCGCGATTCGCCGAGACGAGGTCGGACCAGCCGGAGATCTCCCGCTGGGTGTAGTCGACGGCGGCCCGGGCGTCGTTCCCCCAGACGTGGACGGCCAGTCGCTGACGGTGGATCTCGTCGGACAGGATGCGCCCGGCCGGACCGTCGACACTCAGCAGGTGCAGCACGATCGCGTGGCCCAGGAGCGCGCGGTTGTCGCGGAGCGCGTCGACGAGCTCGCGAGCGGCGCGGGGTGCGTCGCCGTCGTCGAGCAGGGGGGTGCCCAGCGAGGTGTACTCCTGGAGCGCCGGCCCCGCGTTCGACGCGTGACGCAACGGCCACCGGGAGTCGCCGGGTACGAGCTCCAGAGGAAGGACCGCGAGCCAGCGGTCCCGGTCCTCGACGACGAGGAGGTGGATCCCCTCGCCGGTCCCGAAGTACCGCTGTGTCGGCACGAGGAACTCGGGATCGTAGAACACGTTGGGCTCGACCGCCCGCGCGCTGAGATCGCGCCACGCACGCAGGTCAGCATCCGTGACGGTCGACACCGGAACGATCCTGCTCGTCATGCGTCACCCCGGTGCACCGGGGGCCAGAGCCCCAGTCCTGAGCGGCGCGGTCGTGGCCGCGGCCTCGTGGTGGACGCTACACGTGCCACGGTCGACGCGGTGGGAGCGGTGACCCGGGTCATAGCGACCCCAGAGCAGCGTCGAGGTCTGCGCGTGCGTGCACCCAGTCCCGTGACAGCGCGCGGGTGCGGCATGCGTCAGCGGTCCGACGACGGAACGGCTCGTCGTCGGCCAGCGCCCCGAGGACGTCCGCCAGCGCACCCGGGTCGCCTGCGGGAACCGACAACCCGGCGCCACCGAGCTGCTCCGGGATACCGCCGATCGCCGACGCGACGACGGCTGCGCCAGCTGCCATGCCCTCGAGCACGGTGAGGGGACACGGGTCGGGCCAGCGGGACGGCACGACGATCACGTCGGCCTCGCGGAGCAGCCCCGGGACCTGCGGGCGTGGGACGAAGGGGCGCACGCGGACACGCTCGCCGAGCTCTCTCGCTGCGCCGAGGACGGTGCGTTCGAACGGCGTCGGCCGGGCGTTCGCGTCGAAGCCTGCCGAGCCGACGAGGGTGAGGACGACATCGGGGCGGCCGAGCCGACGGACCGCCTCCAGCAGGACGTCGGCGCCCTTGTCCGCGATCATGCGGCCGACGAACATCACGTGCAGCCGGTCGTTGCGGGCGGGGTCCGGACGAGGACGGAACACGGTGGTGTCCACCCCGTTGAGCACGATCCGCACCCGCGACGCCAGGGAGGGGGGCAAGGACGGGAGCGTCTGCGAGGCGAGCGACTCGCTCACGCAGATGATCCCCGCGACCCGGTCCAGCGCGAGCCGCACCTCCCGGGGGGTGTACGAGCGCAGCAGCACGTTGTGGGCGTACAGCACCGCGCGGTGGCGGGGCGGGACCAGCGGCACGGCCTGCGGGGCGTTGTGCGCCAGCAGCGTCGACGTCGGCCACCCCCGCAGCCCCGTGAGTGCCGCACGCAGCTCCCTGCGGATGCCGGCGCGGGGCAGCCCGAGCCGGCCGAGGCCGGCGTCGAGCAGCCGCTGGGCCGGCAGCGGGGACCGTGCGTCGTACTCGAGGGCGTGGGCGCTGTCGTAGCGGTCGGGATAGGTCCCTCGTGCGACCAGGACGGCCGGGACCGGCGCCTCCTCCCGCCCTCCACGGCACAGCCCGTCCACCACCGTCGGGATGGCCGAGCCGGTCCGGGGTGAGAAGTGGTCACCCGGCGTGAGCAGATGGACCATCGGCGCGTCGCGGTCGATCGCGGGGCCGTGGGCGACGGCAGGAGCCGGTGATGCCGGCGGCGGGCGCATCCCGATCACCAGCACCGCATGGCACGGCGCGCGCTGCGCCGACGTGTGGAGCTCATGGTGTGCCCACGCCGGCGATGCGGTCGCGGCGCCGTGCGACGACGGCCGCCGGGAACCCC
It encodes:
- a CDS encoding glutamate-1-semialdehyde 2,1-aminomutase produces the protein MPDRTEPEQDLAAGAPRRRFSRSNDAQRRLHDLVPGGAHTYARGSDQYPENMAPVIARGAGARVEDLDGNWFVEYGMGLRAVTLGHGYEPVVDAVARAARAGVNFSRPSVWELRAAEQFVAQVPGVEMVKFAKNGSDVTTAAVKLARAATGRDLVAICGTQPFFSTDDWFIGTTSMAAGVPQAYRDLTVTFRYNDLDSVRRLLDANPGRIAALILEQATATVEPAQGFLEGLRALADVHGFVLIFDEMITGMRWALGGAQSVYGVRPDLSTWGKALGNGFSVSALAGRRDLMEQGGLNTDGSRPFLLSTTHGAETTGLAAYLAVADAYAARDVVGIMETQGERLRAGFAAAARDAGLAEQVTIMGRPSCLVFGTRDHEGNPSQAFRTLFIQELLDRGVLAQSLVISAAHTDEDVDLTVEAVRGALAVYARAIAAGTTDGFLRGRPVAPSMREFAAPRRLPDTVPEEVTER
- a CDS encoding sugar phosphate nucleotidyltransferase, which codes for MKVVLFCGGLGMRMRSGTDPLPKPMMPIGSRPVLWHIMRYYAHFGHTEFILCLGYGARAVKDYFLDYHETHSNDFVMSDGGEKIELLASDISDWRITFVDTGINTAIGERLRRVRRYLEDDDVFLANYGDVLTDAPMNEIVADFVKTDAVGSLLAVDPQDSFHVVKIDPDGRLTGIEPVAELEMRINGGYFVFRQGIFDYLGEGEDLVMDACVRAAKAGRFRAVRYDGFWAPMDTLKERSQLEELDRTGERPWAVWDERVQRHGTGSLDVPTIDGESRPTAGPR
- a CDS encoding PIG-L deacetylase family protein, with the translated sequence MIALALPPGPLEVLCLGAHPDDIEIACGGTLLELAEARSIRATFAMLTGTPERRNEARSAAEAFVPGADVRIWDLPDGRLPAHWGEVKLALEELASQARPDLVLCPRRDDSHQDHRLVSELVPTAWRDALVLEYEIPKWDGDLRPVTHYVPVSAENAERKVRLLTAAYPSQVGRDWWSDETFLGLMRLRGIECRRRYAEGFVVRKALMSLGA
- a CDS encoding polysaccharide pyruvyl transferase family protein; this translates as MRRGAGRPLRVGLYGGFGLGNLGNDATISVVVEHLRRNRPTVDLRLLTYADDPDLVARRFGVTTVSLLRPRQDRPVGRVKRIVARPWRLLRQLAHVWAAVRRVDAVVVAGGGVFEAEGTAGVSGWVGMTGLLTLSLAASLGRRHHLAFVGVGGTYAPRRLERFLVASSTRRAEHRSFRDEESKTALGRMGGAAQEDVVGADLVFARGWSARTSCVPGIGRASASA
- a CDS encoding glycosyltransferase family 2 protein, with the translated sequence MPELPDRSAGPLVTVGVPVYNGERFLERTLAALRDQELEDIEVVVSDNGSVDGTVEIARSFVREDSRFTLLRSDTNRGVPWNWNRVLARARAPFFMWNGADDIVRPGHLRRCREALLACPEASIGFSRVVLIDAEDTVVGEMDDLDLDFVRRGPADRVALFLDRHVYQVIGFGGVMRTDVLRAMGGLPSFYGGDIALGVKMAMRAPWVQVPDQLFVSRRHDQQTNKVQGGDVLTQVRTYDPSWRRPVAFPQWFLNHRLVVEAATAPVPARERARAVAQVLRLWTVRNWRFFPFDVKRNLIRLTTGEYVGAYRPGQPGRSDDSSDTAHGA
- a CDS encoding GNAT family N-acetyltransferase; protein product: MTSKTGPLLVARRAAAEALRRRLGFYADVTLPEFPADGWYSEDLHLRRYAEGDAAARLELENSRGMQLWDDDFVPMSTRAEFDAWLRSQDRRIREKRGPYALAIESADGGPYLGDITLWRLRDRRETAEFGIALLPGARGRNTAGRAVRATLNWIFASGTIRRVEIHHAVGNDAACFTARRCGIPVEGTLHRAFSLRHEDGSSEWLDVCAHGVCAEDLDLRRSGT
- a CDS encoding GNAT family N-acetyltransferase; amino-acid sequence: MTSRIVPVSTVTDADLRAWRDLSARAVEPNVFYDPEFLVPTQRYFGTGEGIHLLVVEDRDRWLAVLPLELVPGDSRWPLRHASNAGPALQEYTSLGTPLLDDGDAPRAARELVDALRDNRALLGHAIVLHLLSVDGPAGRILSDEIHRQRLAVHVWGNDARAAVDYTQREISGWSDLVSANRARKVRKELRQLEKEAADSGLAAPELAQSDAAVGDYLAFEMRTWKGDPLRDGPAFARRDGGAEWVTSVFDGLRAKNGAYLLTLSAAPDTLHMALYLRSGSTVFGWYDAYAPDAARRSPGTLGRLLAAGHFAGVEGIRTLDMCMDPSRFPDQTSHYPDRVRITSLTVALGPWPFSRALDARRLLGHLRHRLDHIRAPHD
- a CDS encoding glycosyltransferase family 4 protein, whose amino-acid sequence is MRPPPASPAPAVAHGPAIDRDAPMVHLLTPGDHFSPRTGSAIPTVVDGLCRGGREEAPVPAVLVARGTYPDRYDSAHALEYDARSPLPAQRLLDAGLGRLGLPRAGIRRELRAALTGLRGWPTSTLLAHNAPQAVPLVPPRHRAVLYAHNVLLRSYTPREVRLALDRVAGIICVSESLASQTLPSLPPSLASRVRIVLNGVDTTVFRPRPDPARNDRLHVMFVGRMIADKGADVLLEAVRRLGRPDVVLTLVGSAGFDANARPTPFERTVLGAARELGERVRVRPFVPRPQVPGLLREADVIVVPSRWPDPCPLTVLEGMAAGAAVVASAIGGIPEQLGGAGLSVPAGDPGALADVLGALADDEPFRRRTADACRTRALSRDWVHARADLDAALGSL